GGCGACCGTCGCCGCGTCCACTCCGGCGCAGGCATCGCGCAGCTCGCCGGTCGAAAGCGCGGAGAGGATGGCGAGCGCCACCTTGCTGCCCACGCCCTGCACCTGGGTCAGCAGGCGGAACCAGTCCCGTTCGCCCGCATCGGCAAAGCCCAGCAGGCGCATGTCGTTCTCGCTGACCTGCAGGTCCGTGAAGACGGTGCAGTCGTCGCCCTCGCCGCCGAGCGCGGACAGCGTCTTGGATGAGCAATGGACGAGGTAGCCCACACCGCGCACGTCGATCACCGCCCAGTCCGCGCCCGTTTCGTCCAGCCTGCCGGTGAGTTTCGCAATCATGGTTTGTTCTTGGCGCGAAACTAAGCCTTGGTCCAGCGCTGCTGGACACTTCCCCACGCCTGCGCCAGAGATTGCGCGCATGAGCTGGAACACTTTCGGACGCGCATTCCGCTTCACCACCTGGGGCGAGAGCCATGGCCCGGCGCTGGGCGTGGTGGTCGATGGCTGCCCGCCCGGCCTGATGCTGGACGAAGCGGCGATCCAGCCCTTTCTCGACGCGCGGCGTCCGGGGCAGAGCAAGTTCACCACGCAGCGGCAGGAGGCGGACCAGGTGCGTATCCTGTCAGGCGTGTTCGAAGGCCGGACAACCGGCACGCCGATCAGCCTGATGATCGAAAATACGGACCAGCGGTCCAAGGATTATTCCGAAATCGCCAAGGCTTACCGCCCCGGCCATGCCGATTATGCCTATGACGCGAAATACGGCGTCCGCGATTATCGCGGTGGCGGCAGGTCGAGCGCGCGGGAGACCGCGGCGCGCGTGGCGGCGGGCGCGATTGCGCGGCTGGCGATCCCGGAGGTCGAAGTGCTGGCCTATGTCAGCGAGATCGGCGGCGATGCCATCGACCACGCGAATTTCGATGCGGCGGAAATCGCGAACAACCCCTTCTTCTGCCCGGACGCCGAGGCCGCCAAGCGCTGGGAGGCGCTGGTGGACGATGCCCGGAAGGCCGGATCCTCGCTCGGCGCGGTGGTGGAGTGCGTGGCTAAGGGCGTGCCCGCCGGATGGGGCGCACCGGTCTATGCCAAGCTCGACAGCGACCTTGCCGCCGCGATGATGACCATCAACGCCACCAAGGGCGTGGAGATCGGCGACGGTTTCGCCGCCGCGCGCCTTTCCGGCGAGGAGAATGCGGACGAGATGCGCAGCGGCGAAGGCGCCGGGCCGGAATTCCTGGCGAACCATTCGGGCGGCGTGGCCGGCGGCATCAGCACCGGCCAGCCGGTGGTCTGCCGCGTGGCTTTCAAGCCGACCAGTTCCATCCTGACCCCGCGCAAGTCCGTCACCAGCGATGGCGAGGAGACGGAAGTGCGCACGAAAGGCAGGCACGACCCCTGCGTGGGCATTCGCGGCGCACCGGTGGTGGAGGCGATGATGGCTCTGGTGCTGGCCGACCACAAATTGCTGCACCGCGCGCAATGCGGCTGAAGTCCTTTGCCCTGATCGTGGCGACGGCGGTCTGCGCGGCGCTCATAGCGATAGCCGCTTACGAGCGCGGCCGGTCGAGCGTGCCTCCCGCTCCCGAGCAAGGCTACACCTATCCCCAGGGCCGCAGCCATTACACGCGGCAGCAGGCGGCGCATTTCGGCAAGGCGGACAGCGTCATCATTGGCGACAGCCTGGTGGAACAGACCGATTTCTCCGGGGTCTGCGGGCGGACATTCCAGGCGGGACTGGGTGGCAGCAGTGCCGTGGATGCAATTAATGCCCTGCCCGCGATCGTGCAGCACACCGATCCGAAGGTCGTCTTCATCGCGATCGGCACGAACTATTTCACGAGCGGCGACCAGCTGGCAGATCTGGAAAACGAATATCCCTATCTGATCGACGCTGCAGACGGCCGGCAGGTGGTGCTGGTGGGCATCCACAATTCCGACAAGGGCGATGCTTTCATCGCCGCCTTGGCGAAAGACGCAGGTTACGAGTTCGTCGCGATGCCGGAGGGGCCGCTGATGATGGACAAGCTGCATTTCACCACCGAGGGCTCGGAGCGGTTCCGGCAGGCGATTGCCGAGGCTTGCCCGCTTTAGGCAGCCAGCCGAATCGGTTGGGAAACTACCGGGTTCCCGCCTTTCGCCGCATACGCGCCCCGCTCCGCCGAGTAAGCGGAACAAGCGATTATTCCCGTGCATTTAATCGATTGGACGAATTAGCGGGGAGGGCGCATCCTCCTGCGCAATCACAGGTTACGATTCTCAACAGGAGAGACACACGATGGACGCTGCAACAGGTTCGATTTCCGGGGGCGGTTGCCCCTTCCATGGCGATGGCGGGGCACGCGCCCTGCTGGGCCGCACCAATCGCGACTGGTGGCCCGATGCGCTGGACCTGGAAATCCTGACGCAGGGCGGCAAGAACGCCGACCCGCTGGGCGAGGATTTCGATTATGCCGAGGCGTTCAACGCCATCGATTACAACGCGCTGAAGGCGGACCTGACCGCGCTGATGACCGACAGCCAGGAATGGTGGCCGGCCGATTACGGGCATTACGGCCCCTTCTTCATCCGCATGGCATGGCACGCTGCCGGCACTTATCGCACCGGCGATGGCCGCGGCGGTTCCTCCAGCGGCCAGCAGCGCTTCGCCCCGCTCAACAGCTGGCCGGATAACGGCAACCTCGACAAGGCCCGCCGCCTGCTGTGGCCGATCAAGCAGAAGTACGGCAAGAACATCAGCTGGGCCGACCTGTTCATCCTGACCGGCAATGTCGCCATCGAAAGCATGGGCGGCCCGGTCTTCGGCTTCGGCGGCGGCCGTGCCGATGTCTATGAGCCCGAGCATGTGTACTGGGGTACGGAAGAACAATGGGTCGATACCGGCGCCGAAACGCGCATCAACCCCGATGAAGGCAAGGCGCTGGAGAACCCGCTCGCGGCGATCCAGATGGGCCTCATCTACGTCAATCCGGAAGGTCCGGGCGGCAATCCCGATCCGCTGCAGTCGGCCCGCGACATGCGCGAGACCTTCGGCCGCATGGCCATGAACGACGAGGAAACCGTCGCCCTCACCGCTGGCGGCCACGCCTTCGGTAAGGCGCACGGCGCCAAGCCTGCCGACAGCTTCGGCGGCGCGCCCGAAAGCGAGAACCTGGCGCTGCAGGGCTTCGGCTGGCTGAACGACAAGGAAGAGATTGCCAATGGCAATATCACCACGTCGGGCATCGAAGGCGCGTGGACGCCCAATCCCACCCAGTGGGGCGGCGATTACTTCCGCCTGCTGTTCAAATACGATTACGAGCTGGTCGAAAGCCCGGCAGGGGCCAAGCAGTGGCAGCCGGTGAACCCTGACGAGGAAGACATGGCGCCCGACGCGCGCGATGCTTCCAAGAAGGTGCCCACCATGATGACCACCGCCGACATGGCGCTGAAGATGGACCCGGATTATCGCAAGATTTCCGAACGCTTCCGCGACGACCAGGCGGCGCTGGACGATGCCTTCGCCCGCGCATGGTTCAAGCTGTGCCACCGCGATATGGGCCCCAAGATCCGCTACATGGGTCCGGAAGTCCCCGCCGAAGACCTGATCTGGCAGGACCCGGTCCCGGCCGGCTCCAAGCCTTCGGACAGCGCCGTGTCGGACTTCAAGTCTAGGGTACTGGATAGCGGCCTGACTGTCTCCGAGCTGGTGAAGACCGCCTGGGCGTCCGCCTCCACCTATCGCAATTCGGACCACCGCGGCGGCGCCAATGGCGCGCGTATCCGCCTGGCCCCGCAGAAGGACTGGAAGGCGAACGAACCGGACAAGCTGGATGCCGTCCTCTCCAAGCTGGACGAAATCCGCGGCGACCTGTCGATGGCCGATGCCATCGTCCTGGCCGGTGCAGCAGCAATCGAGAAGGCAGCCAAGGATGGCGGCCACTCGCTGTCCCTTGACGTCACGACCGGCCGCGGCGATGCCACGGACGAGCACACGGACGCCGAGAGCTTCGAGCCGATGGAACCCTTCGCCGATGGTTTCCGCAATTACCTGCAGACCAAGGCGAGCGTGAAGACCGAGGACATGCTGGTCGACAAGGCCAACCTCCTCGGCCTCTCCATCCCGGAAATGACCGCACTGGTCGGCGGGATGCGCGCGCTGGGCGCGGTCTATGGCGATGAAGGCCACGGGGTCCTGACGGACCGCGCAGGCACACTGTCCAACGACTTCTTCGTCAACCTCCTCGACATGGGCACCGAATGGTCCGTGGTCGATGAGAGCGGCGACGAGGAATTCGTGGGCAAGGACCGGAAGACCGGTGACAAGCGCTGGACCGCCACGCGCACGGACCTGGTCTTCGGCTCCAACAGCCAGCTGCGCGCGATCGCGGAAGTGTTCGCGGAAAGCGGCGGCGAGGCCAAGTTCCTCGAAACCTTCGCCTCTGCTTGGACCAAGGTCATGGATGCCGACCGGTTCGACCTGACCCACGCCAAGTACCACGGCTGATCCTCACCGATCGGCCAAGGGTCGCAAGGAAACCCCCGGCAGCAATGCCGGGGGTTTCTTTTTGCGCGGAACACGCAGCTGCCCCCAAGCGTCGTCAGGTCAAGGCAGACTTGAGGACACTTCATGAGCGAATACACCCAGTTGGGCCGGCTGCACCTGGCCGGCGAATGGCGCAGCGGAAGCGGCAAGACGCTGACCAATGTGTGCCCATGGGACGAGAGCACGATTTTCGAGATGGACGGCGCCACGCCCGATGACGTGGACGAGGCGTACCGTGCCAGTGCCGAGGCGCAGCGCGAATGGGCTGCAATGCCTCCCGCCGCCCGCTCCGCCAAGATGCACGCCATCGCGGACATCCTGGAAAGCCGGAAGGACGAGATTGCCGCATGGATCGTGCGCGAGGTCGGCGGGACGCAGCTGAAGGCCGCGCTGGAAATGATGCTGGTCACGCAGGTTGCGCGGCAGGAAGCGGCCGCCCTGCCCTTCATGGTGGAAGGTGCGATCCTGCCCGAAAGCCTGCCCGGCAAGGAAAGCCGCGCTTACCGCCAGCCTGCCGGCGTGATCGCGCTCGTCTCGCCATGGAATTTCCCGGCACAGCTGACCGCCCGCACACTGTTCCCCGCGCTGGCGCTGGGCAATGGCGTGGTGGTGAAGCCTGCGAGCGATTCCATCGTCACGGGCGGCACCATCTTCGCCGCCATCTGCGAAGAGGCGGAACTGCCGCCCGGCCTCGTCGCCGTGCTGCCCGGATCGGGCTCCGAAATCGGCGATGCGATGGTGCAGCACCCCGTCCCCTCCGTTGTGTCCTTCACCGGCTCCACCCCGGTGGGGCGCGGCGTGGGCAAGGCGGCCATGGATTCAGGCCGACTGAAGTCGCTGGAGCTGGAACTGGGCGGCAATTCACCCATCGTGGTGCTGGACGATGCCGATGTGGACTACGCGGTGGAGGCCAGCGTCTGGGGCAAGTTCGTCCACCAGGGCCAGATCTGCATGATCGCCAACCGCATCGTGGTGGAAGACGCAATCTACGACGAGTTCGCCGCAAAGTTCGTCGCGCGCACGAAGCAGCTGGTGGTGGGCAAGCGCGATGCGGCCGACTGCATGATCGGCCCCATCGTCAACCGCGACCAGTTCGATGGCATCATGGACATGATCGCCAAGGCGAAGGACCAGGGCGCGACCTGCGCGCTGGGCGGCGATCCGGACGGATTGGTCATCCCGCCACATGTCTTCACCGATGTGGCGGAGGACAACTGCCTTGTCGCAAACGAGATATTCGGGCCCGTCGCCCCGATCCAGCGCGCGCGGGACGAGAACCACGCGCTAGAGCTGGCGAACAATACGGAGATGGGGCTTTCCAGTTCCGTGTTCAGCCGCGACGAGGGCCGCGCGCTCGCCTTTGCCAGACAGATCGACGCGGGCATGACTCACATCAACGACCAGACCGTTAACGACAGCCCTTTCAGCCCCTTCGGCGGGGCCAAGAATTCCGGCATAGGACGCTTCAACGGGCGCTGGGCGGTGGATGCCTTCACCACCACACGCTGGATCAGCGTGCAGCACGGAAAGCGGCAATTCCCCTTCAGCGCAAACGATCTGGGCTAAGACCCCGTCAGCGGCGCCGCTTCAGGACAAGGTAAAGCGCACCCTCGCCCCCGTGGCGGCGGTGCGCTTTGCGTATCGCGGCGATGGAGGAGGCGTGCGGGCCTGCCGCCAGCCAGTCCAGGATCTTTGCCCGAATGGCGCCGCGCCTGCTGCCCCGGTCTGCGGCATCGACGGGGCGCGACTTGCCGGTGATGACCAGCACCAGCCGCGCATCCATGGCCAGCGCCTGCCTGATGCCGTGGTCCAGCCGGGCATGGGCCTGGTCCAGCGTATGGCCATGCAGGTCCAGCGTGAAATCGGGCGCGATGGCTGCGCGGCCCAGCCGGCGCTCCCAATGGGAATCGAGATTGCCGCCCGATTGTGAGCCGGACCTCGGCGCTGGCGGCGGGGCGGTGCGCGGCTTCGCCTGCGATCCGACCTTGGGAAGCCTTCCGCTCGTGAATGGCTGCGGCACCGGTCTGGCAGGCGCGGAAGGCGGCGGTGCCACCGGTGCGGCAATCGGGGCGGATTTGGAATTGCGCGCGGAAAACGGCTTGGAAGCGGCCCGGTCCAGCGGCGTTACGCTCGCGGCCAGTTTCGCCCAGGCCTCGGCCTCGGCGTCGCTCAGTCCGCGTGGGGGTTTCAATTTACGCCGAGGCGGTCAAGCGCACCCTTGGGCAGCAGGATCAGCGCCTGTCCGCGCCCGCTCATCCCGCCGGCAATCTCGCGCGAATCCACGCCTGCACCCCAGAATGTGTCGAAGCGGTTGGCGCCCTTGATGGCCCCGCCGGTATCCTGCGCGACCCACAGGCCATTGGCTTCCGGACGGTCGAGCGCAAGCCAGACGGGCGCGCCATAGGGCACGAAGTTCGGGTCAACC
This genomic interval from Paraurantiacibacter namhicola contains the following:
- the ruvA gene encoding Holliday junction branch migration protein RuvA, translated to MIAKLTGRLDETGADWAVIDVRGVGYLVHCSSKTLSALGGEGDDCTVFTDLQVSENDMRLLGFADAGERDWFRLLTQVQGVGSKVALAILSALSTGELRDACAGVDAATVARAQGVGPKLAGRIVNELKDKAGALPGGGVAGAGGGVVSPAGGASADAVSALQNLGFKPVVAASAVAQAQAELGEDASESDLIRVALKKAAG
- the aroC gene encoding chorismate synthase, whose amino-acid sequence is MSWNTFGRAFRFTTWGESHGPALGVVVDGCPPGLMLDEAAIQPFLDARRPGQSKFTTQRQEADQVRILSGVFEGRTTGTPISLMIENTDQRSKDYSEIAKAYRPGHADYAYDAKYGVRDYRGGGRSSARETAARVAAGAIARLAIPEVEVLAYVSEIGGDAIDHANFDAAEIANNPFFCPDAEAAKRWEALVDDARKAGSSLGAVVECVAKGVPAGWGAPVYAKLDSDLAAAMMTINATKGVEIGDGFAAARLSGEENADEMRSGEGAGPEFLANHSGGVAGGISTGQPVVCRVAFKPTSSILTPRKSVTSDGEETEVRTKGRHDPCVGIRGAPVVEAMMALVLADHKLLHRAQCG
- a CDS encoding SGNH/GDSL hydrolase family protein, yielding MRLKSFALIVATAVCAALIAIAAYERGRSSVPPAPEQGYTYPQGRSHYTRQQAAHFGKADSVIIGDSLVEQTDFSGVCGRTFQAGLGGSSAVDAINALPAIVQHTDPKVVFIAIGTNYFTSGDQLADLENEYPYLIDAADGRQVVLVGIHNSDKGDAFIAALAKDAGYEFVAMPEGPLMMDKLHFTTEGSERFRQAIAEACPL
- the katG gene encoding catalase/peroxidase HPI produces the protein MDAATGSISGGGCPFHGDGGARALLGRTNRDWWPDALDLEILTQGGKNADPLGEDFDYAEAFNAIDYNALKADLTALMTDSQEWWPADYGHYGPFFIRMAWHAAGTYRTGDGRGGSSSGQQRFAPLNSWPDNGNLDKARRLLWPIKQKYGKNISWADLFILTGNVAIESMGGPVFGFGGGRADVYEPEHVYWGTEEQWVDTGAETRINPDEGKALENPLAAIQMGLIYVNPEGPGGNPDPLQSARDMRETFGRMAMNDEETVALTAGGHAFGKAHGAKPADSFGGAPESENLALQGFGWLNDKEEIANGNITTSGIEGAWTPNPTQWGGDYFRLLFKYDYELVESPAGAKQWQPVNPDEEDMAPDARDASKKVPTMMTTADMALKMDPDYRKISERFRDDQAALDDAFARAWFKLCHRDMGPKIRYMGPEVPAEDLIWQDPVPAGSKPSDSAVSDFKSRVLDSGLTVSELVKTAWASASTYRNSDHRGGANGARIRLAPQKDWKANEPDKLDAVLSKLDEIRGDLSMADAIVLAGAAAIEKAAKDGGHSLSLDVTTGRGDATDEHTDAESFEPMEPFADGFRNYLQTKASVKTEDMLVDKANLLGLSIPEMTALVGGMRALGAVYGDEGHGVLTDRAGTLSNDFFVNLLDMGTEWSVVDESGDEEFVGKDRKTGDKRWTATRTDLVFGSNSQLRAIAEVFAESGGEAKFLETFASAWTKVMDADRFDLTHAKYHG
- a CDS encoding aldehyde dehydrogenase family protein; translated protein: MSEYTQLGRLHLAGEWRSGSGKTLTNVCPWDESTIFEMDGATPDDVDEAYRASAEAQREWAAMPPAARSAKMHAIADILESRKDEIAAWIVREVGGTQLKAALEMMLVTQVARQEAAALPFMVEGAILPESLPGKESRAYRQPAGVIALVSPWNFPAQLTARTLFPALALGNGVVVKPASDSIVTGGTIFAAICEEAELPPGLVAVLPGSGSEIGDAMVQHPVPSVVSFTGSTPVGRGVGKAAMDSGRLKSLELELGGNSPIVVLDDADVDYAVEASVWGKFVHQGQICMIANRIVVEDAIYDEFAAKFVARTKQLVVGKRDAADCMIGPIVNRDQFDGIMDMIAKAKDQGATCALGGDPDGLVIPPHVFTDVAEDNCLVANEIFGPVAPIQRARDENHALELANNTEMGLSSSVFSRDEGRALAFARQIDAGMTHINDQTVNDSPFSPFGGAKNSGIGRFNGRWAVDAFTTTRWISVQHGKRQFPFSANDLG
- a CDS encoding Smr/MutS family protein, producing MKPPRGLSDAEAEAWAKLAASVTPLDRAASKPFSARNSKSAPIAAPVAPPPSAPARPVPQPFTSGRLPKVGSQAKPRTAPPPAPRSGSQSGGNLDSHWERRLGRAAIAPDFTLDLHGHTLDQAHARLDHGIRQALAMDARLVLVITGKSRPVDAADRGSRRGAIRAKILDWLAAGPHASSIAAIRKAHRRHGGEGALYLVLKRRR